The Bdellovibrio bacteriovorus genome includes a region encoding these proteins:
- a CDS encoding response regulator, whose amino-acid sequence MSVSNKLYAVIGVMALLIALELFSLYFAMNTLSSVRSFVTGESLWSKAQKDAVISLHKYARTRDPKFYQSFRENLEIPLGDSKARRALEKVPPDEEGAYQGFLQGKIHEDDIPGVINLMKFHNFHYVKEAIRIWREGDDLTNELISYGENLHQLIASNASQQQVIQTLDKIDELNDRLTILEGNFSYTLGEGSRWLEKVLLITLLFAVLIVEGTGLALTVATSRNLSKGLKEINTAAKRIGEGQFNVEVPVRSGDEIGQLAESLNKMAFDLRHSIGERRQAEQASQLKSLFLANMSHEIRTPLAAIIGFSDLLKDSQLSESERLQYLNIIQRTGENLTRIINDILDLSKVEAGHLEIEPSSVSLSTLLDDIHVLMVARAHGKPIHIEFNRRGIVPDTITTDPLRLRQVLTNILGNAIKFTDQGYVRMTYEVSGPNLLFTIKDTGVGISAEKRSLLFQPFSQVDSSVSRKYEGTGLGLVLSRKLAEMMGGTVLLEESDPGKGSTFTVRIGLDPANISQKGFQLPKKDFIHAKQLSETSILLVDDVEDNRLLIQRMLSKRGAKLTLATNGEEGLNKALAENYDIILMDIQMPIMDGYTATKKLRQAGYKKPIIALTAHAMKDDRERCLEAGCTDYLTKPVHVDALVQTILSHAPIEEELG is encoded by the coding sequence ATGTCTGTATCTAATAAGCTGTATGCCGTGATTGGCGTTATGGCTTTGCTTATCGCCTTAGAACTTTTCTCTCTGTATTTCGCAATGAACACGCTTTCGTCGGTGCGCAGTTTTGTGACGGGAGAAAGCCTGTGGTCCAAAGCGCAAAAAGACGCAGTCATCAGTCTTCATAAGTATGCACGTACGCGTGATCCGAAGTTCTATCAATCTTTCCGTGAAAATTTAGAGATTCCATTGGGGGACAGCAAAGCTCGTCGCGCGCTTGAAAAAGTGCCTCCCGATGAGGAAGGTGCTTACCAAGGTTTCCTTCAAGGAAAAATTCACGAAGACGATATTCCAGGCGTTATCAACCTCATGAAGTTTCATAACTTTCATTATGTGAAAGAGGCCATCCGCATCTGGAGAGAAGGCGATGACCTGACCAACGAACTTATCTCTTACGGAGAAAATCTTCATCAACTCATTGCTAGCAATGCCTCTCAACAGCAGGTGATTCAAACATTGGATAAAATCGATGAACTGAATGACCGACTGACAATTCTTGAAGGGAATTTTTCTTATACCTTGGGTGAAGGTTCACGTTGGCTGGAAAAAGTTTTGTTGATCACTCTGCTGTTTGCCGTTTTGATCGTCGAAGGAACGGGCTTAGCCTTGACCGTGGCGACCAGCCGAAATCTTTCAAAAGGCCTTAAAGAGATCAATACCGCTGCGAAACGAATCGGCGAAGGCCAATTTAACGTCGAAGTGCCTGTGCGCTCTGGCGACGAGATCGGTCAGCTTGCAGAGTCTTTAAATAAGATGGCCTTTGATCTGCGCCACAGTATTGGCGAGCGCAGACAAGCCGAACAAGCCAGTCAGCTTAAGAGTCTTTTCTTAGCGAACATGAGCCATGAAATCCGTACTCCCTTGGCGGCCATCATTGGATTTTCAGATCTTCTTAAAGACTCACAGCTTTCAGAATCAGAAAGACTGCAATACTTAAATATCATTCAACGTACCGGCGAAAACCTCACACGCATCATCAATGATATTTTGGATTTATCCAAAGTTGAGGCCGGCCACTTAGAGATTGAACCAAGCTCGGTATCACTTTCCACTTTACTTGATGATATTCACGTCTTGATGGTCGCGCGAGCTCATGGAAAACCGATTCATATTGAATTCAATCGCCGCGGGATTGTTCCCGACACCATCACCACGGATCCTCTTCGTTTAAGACAAGTGCTTACAAATATTTTAGGCAATGCGATTAAGTTCACCGATCAAGGTTATGTGCGAATGACTTATGAGGTCTCGGGCCCTAATCTTTTGTTCACGATTAAAGATACCGGCGTAGGAATCTCTGCAGAAAAGCGCTCTTTGTTGTTCCAGCCGTTCAGTCAAGTGGACAGCTCGGTCTCTAGAAAGTATGAGGGAACAGGTTTAGGCTTGGTTCTGTCTCGTAAATTGGCAGAGATGATGGGCGGAACAGTTCTTTTGGAGGAAAGCGACCCCGGCAAAGGAAGTACCTTCACGGTCCGCATTGGGCTTGATCCAGCAAATATATCGCAAAAAGGTTTTCAGCTACCGAAGAAAGACTTTATCCACGCAAAACAGCTTTCCGAAACTTCGATTCTTTTGGTTGATGACGTCGAAGACAATCGCCTCTTGATTCAACGAATGTTAAGCAAACGTGGCGCGAAACTCACTTTGGCGACAAATGGTGAAGAGGGTTTAAATAAAGCGCTGGCAGAAAATTACGATATTATCTTGATGGATATTCAAATGCCGATCATGGATGGTTATACGGCTACAAAAAAATTACGTCAGGCCGGATATAAAAAACCGATCATTGCTCTTACCGCTCACGCGATGAAGGATGACCGGGAAAGATGTTTGGAAGCAGGCTGCACGGACTATTTAACAAAGCCCGTGCATGTCGATGCGCTTGTTCAAACTATTTTAAGTCACGCGCCTATCGAAGAAGAATTGGGTTAG
- the nth gene encoding endonuclease III: protein MTVTNKKTVKKPAKTSKAPAPKKASSKKAPLLDTLALFKRYYPDAHCALNFTNPYELLVATVLSAQCTDERVNMVTPALFKKYPTPQKMAKASVEDIEQLIRSTGFFKNKANNLKQAAIQLTEKHKAEIPQNLEALVELPGVGRKTANVVLGNAFGIASGIVVDTHVTRLSYRLGWTQTDNAVLIEKELVKHVPEEDWVMFSHYLISHGRAICKARKPDCSHCFLEETCPKKGV from the coding sequence ATGACGGTGACCAATAAAAAGACCGTAAAAAAGCCGGCGAAAACCTCTAAAGCGCCGGCTCCTAAAAAGGCTTCCTCTAAAAAAGCCCCTCTTCTAGATACCCTGGCCCTTTTTAAAAGATATTATCCCGACGCCCACTGTGCTCTGAATTTTACCAATCCTTATGAGCTTTTGGTGGCCACGGTCTTATCCGCGCAATGCACGGATGAGCGGGTGAACATGGTGACGCCGGCACTTTTCAAAAAGTATCCGACGCCGCAAAAAATGGCCAAGGCGTCGGTTGAAGACATCGAGCAACTTATTCGTTCTACGGGCTTTTTTAAAAACAAAGCCAATAACCTGAAGCAAGCCGCCATTCAGCTGACAGAGAAACATAAGGCCGAGATTCCGCAGAATCTCGAGGCTTTGGTCGAGCTTCCGGGCGTGGGTCGAAAGACTGCCAATGTGGTTTTAGGAAATGCTTTTGGGATCGCCAGCGGTATCGTCGTCGACACGCATGTGACGCGTTTATCTTACCGCTTGGGTTGGACTCAGACCGACAATGCTGTGTTGATTGAAAAAGAATTGGTGAAGCATGTGCCCGAAGAAGATTGGGTGATGTTCTCTCACTATCTGATCTCTCATGGTCGGGCTATCTGTAAGGCGAGAAAACCTGATTGCAGTCACTGCTTTCTAGAGGAGACTTGCCCTAAGAAGGGTGTCTAG
- a CDS encoding ferredoxin — MADKSQQWKENKPGKIFVDQSCIACDACVLTAPKNFSMHEEDGHAFVSKQPDSPEEEALCKEAMEGCPVEAIGNDGDQ, encoded by the coding sequence ATGGCCGATAAGAGTCAGCAGTGGAAAGAGAATAAACCAGGCAAGATATTCGTGGATCAGTCCTGCATTGCTTGTGACGCTTGTGTTCTTACTGCTCCTAAGAATTTCTCTATGCATGAAGAAGACGGTCACGCCTTCGTAAGCAAACAACCCGACTCTCCAGAAGAAGAAGCTCTTTGTAAAGAGGCTATGGAAGGTTGTCCTGTAGAAGCTATCGGTAATGACGGTGACCAATAA
- a CDS encoding thiamine ABC transporter substrate-binding protein, whose protein sequence is MKHFVFFLAVIFLGLFLAVLNKTDQGGSASSLPTLRVFGYASFTGRWGPGPLLKEAFEKTCKCKVEFIEGSDSGILLQRLKIEGESLGADVVVGLDQFDISKAVAEQPWRKLSLGQLDVYDSVRPALANSFFVPYDWGALTFIARKDELTRLPSSLDDLLAPELSKRIALQDPRTSSPGMQFLYWVVRSKGEEEGFKFLQKLMGQVHSFSPTWSTAYGLFTNKQTKLVYSYVTSPLYHELEEKKSGYIALPFNEPLPVQFEFVGIPDFCRHCDLAEKFVNLMLSQEGQRIIMEKNYMFPVMKGVMEDTAFAPLMNVKTMEQVEILSSSEVDRLLKRWTEIRRSELN, encoded by the coding sequence GTGAAACATTTTGTCTTTTTCTTAGCAGTTATTTTCTTAGGACTTTTCTTGGCTGTTCTGAATAAAACAGATCAAGGCGGCAGCGCAAGCTCTCTTCCGACGTTGCGTGTATTTGGATATGCCTCTTTCACCGGTCGCTGGGGGCCGGGACCACTTTTAAAAGAAGCGTTTGAAAAAACTTGTAAGTGCAAAGTGGAATTCATCGAAGGCAGTGATTCAGGAATTCTTTTGCAGCGACTTAAGATCGAAGGCGAAAGCCTGGGTGCTGATGTTGTCGTGGGCTTAGACCAATTCGATATTTCAAAAGCCGTGGCGGAACAGCCATGGCGCAAACTCAGCTTGGGTCAATTGGACGTGTATGATTCTGTTCGCCCGGCTTTGGCTAACAGTTTTTTTGTTCCTTATGACTGGGGCGCTTTAACTTTTATCGCTCGCAAGGATGAGCTGACTCGTCTGCCTTCAAGTTTGGATGATTTGTTAGCTCCGGAACTTTCAAAGCGCATTGCTTTACAGGATCCACGAACGAGTTCTCCCGGAATGCAGTTTCTTTATTGGGTGGTGCGTTCCAAGGGCGAAGAAGAAGGATTTAAGTTTTTGCAAAAGCTGATGGGGCAAGTTCATAGTTTTTCGCCAACTTGGTCGACAGCCTATGGTCTTTTCACCAATAAGCAAACAAAACTGGTGTATTCCTATGTGACTTCGCCTTTGTATCATGAACTCGAAGAAAAAAAGAGCGGCTACATCGCGCTTCCATTTAATGAACCTTTGCCAGTGCAATTTGAATTCGTAGGAATCCCTGATTTCTGCCGTCACTGTGATCTGGCTGAAAAATTCGTGAACTTAATGCTGTCTCAAGAAGGTCAGCGCATCATCATGGAAAAGAACTATATGTTCCCGGTGATGAAAGGTGTTATGGAAGACACGGCGTTTGCCCCGTTGATGAATGTAAAAACAATGGAGCAAGTGGAAATTCTATCTTCTTCAGAAGTCGATCGTCTTTTAAAGCGCTGGACGGAAATTCGTAGGAGCGAGCTCAATTGA
- a CDS encoding ATP-binding cassette domain-containing protein, translated as MSYVENLHRDYGDFKIDIDRWEILDQGVTVLWGPSGSGKTSVFRILLGLEECPGMKWSFQGVDLAKLKTPDKRLGVVFQTLDLFPHMTAEENILFAARARKVDSRKVASRMKELNEVMQMEGFLQRKASVLSGGEKQRVAIARAIVGEPRLLLLDEPFSALDQELREESRKLLKRVIEVEKIPALLVTHDHRDVEVLANKVSKIRNGQLQS; from the coding sequence GTGTCCTACGTCGAAAATTTGCACCGTGATTATGGCGATTTTAAAATCGACATTGATCGTTGGGAAATCCTGGATCAGGGCGTGACCGTTCTTTGGGGGCCTTCGGGTTCTGGAAAAACTTCGGTGTTTCGTATTTTGTTGGGACTTGAAGAATGCCCGGGAATGAAATGGAGTTTTCAAGGTGTTGATCTGGCAAAGTTAAAAACCCCGGATAAAAGATTAGGGGTCGTTTTTCAAACCTTGGATTTATTTCCTCATATGACGGCGGAAGAAAATATTCTGTTTGCAGCCAGAGCGCGCAAAGTTGACAGCCGGAAAGTGGCCAGTCGCATGAAAGAGCTCAACGAAGTCATGCAAATGGAAGGCTTCTTGCAAAGAAAAGCTTCGGTTCTTTCAGGCGGAGAAAAGCAACGCGTGGCCATTGCGCGCGCCATCGTCGGAGAGCCCCGACTTTTACTGTTGGATGAACCGTTTTCGGCCTTGGATCAAGAGCTGCGTGAAGAAAGCCGTAAGCTTTTAAAGCGTGTGATCGAAGTTGAAAAAATTCCCGCTTTGTTAGTAACGCATGACCACAGAGACGTGGAAGTGTTGGCTAATAAAGTTTCAAAGATTCGTAACGGACAGCTGCAATCTTAA
- a CDS encoding GNAT family N-acetyltransferase translates to MEGPRSPSENELPRVLDFLNKKLRNEASWSIAAEYPTAFSSNNLHNMRIIADEDQVLSHAVLKPLIIKSPHVIFKVGAIGSVVTDDNHRGQGYSTQVISDCLKSATEQSCDIAILWTDLFDFYRRMGFELAGSEISFVVEENFDIPPVNLRFSTDTKVSPDAIYRLYSSHSVNSVRTIEETRKFLSIPQTKVYTAWESNGQLAAYAIEGKGVDLGGYIHEWGGSVSKLMALFSFIRAQKNQPYTIICPRHATNLIQQLQQKPVTMNQGFLGMIKLVNFDQLSAKIKRAFRAEGVADIVLEKHPEHFVFGIGQDLYTIKNETDMVRLLFGPVDYRALGIFKDETVEKFEKVLPLNLWIWGWDSI, encoded by the coding sequence ATGGAAGGACCTCGCTCGCCGTCAGAAAACGAATTGCCTCGTGTTTTAGATTTTTTGAACAAAAAGTTGCGTAATGAAGCCTCCTGGTCGATTGCTGCGGAATATCCCACAGCCTTTTCATCTAACAACTTGCACAATATGCGCATTATAGCTGATGAAGATCAGGTTTTATCACATGCGGTATTGAAACCTCTTATTATTAAGTCCCCCCATGTGATCTTTAAAGTGGGCGCGATTGGCTCCGTTGTTACGGATGATAACCATCGCGGACAGGGTTATAGCACTCAGGTTATTTCTGACTGCTTAAAATCGGCAACGGAGCAATCTTGCGACATCGCGATCCTCTGGACAGATCTGTTCGATTTCTATCGTCGCATGGGTTTTGAGCTTGCCGGGAGTGAGATCAGCTTCGTCGTTGAAGAAAACTTCGATATTCCGCCAGTGAACTTGCGTTTTTCCACAGACACTAAAGTTTCTCCAGATGCTATTTATCGTCTGTATTCTTCACATTCCGTGAACTCGGTGCGCACGATTGAAGAGACTCGAAAGTTTCTTTCAATTCCACAAACAAAAGTCTACACCGCTTGGGAATCGAACGGTCAGTTGGCCGCTTATGCCATTGAAGGCAAAGGCGTGGACCTGGGTGGCTATATTCATGAATGGGGCGGATCGGTTTCTAAGCTGATGGCTCTTTTCAGTTTTATTCGCGCGCAAAAAAATCAGCCTTACACAATTATCTGTCCTCGCCACGCGACGAATTTGATTCAGCAGTTGCAACAAAAGCCTGTCACAATGAATCAAGGTTTTTTGGGTATGATTAAGCTTGTGAACTTTGATCAGTTGTCAGCAAAGATCAAACGCGCTTTCCGCGCTGAGGGTGTGGCTGACATCGTTCTTGAAAAACATCCTGAACACTTCGTTTTCGGCATCGGTCAGGATCTTTACACTATCAAAAATGAAACTGACATGGTTCGTCTTCTGTTTGGCCCTGTAGACTACCGCGCATTGGGTATCTTCAAAGACGAAACCGTCGAAAAATTTGAAAAGGTATTACCACTAAACCTCTGGATTTGGGGCTGGGATTCAATATGA
- a CDS encoding D-alanine--D-alanine ligase family protein, protein MKKTVALIFGGKSAEHEVSLRSAKNVADALDKDQFTPILIGLSKEGSWYRFPDMSLFSQATKIVDSALPANAESVALISFQGKPVLYSLKDHSKTPIDVAFPIMHGTMGEDGTIQGLFKMVQVPFVGCGVWSSAAGMDKEVMKRLFVAAQIPNARYMLLTPFQKNNYDDIVAKLGSPFFIKPANAGSSVGVHKIKSAADFETKLKDAFQFDTKVLAEEFIQGREIECSVMGHNHAPQASLPGEIIPQHEFYSYEAKYIDDNGALLKIPAEISQETLGKLQDLAKKTYQTMGCDGLTRVDFFLKQNGELFINEINTIPGFTKISMYPKMWEATGVSYKELITKLIQFGLEKHEAEQKLKTSYLD, encoded by the coding sequence ATGAAAAAAACAGTCGCTCTTATTTTCGGTGGAAAGTCTGCAGAACACGAAGTGTCTCTTCGCTCTGCTAAAAATGTTGCAGATGCTTTGGATAAAGATCAATTCACTCCCATCTTGATTGGTCTTAGCAAGGAAGGAAGCTGGTATCGCTTTCCTGACATGTCTTTATTTTCTCAAGCTACAAAGATTGTTGATTCTGCACTTCCAGCTAACGCGGAATCGGTGGCTTTGATTTCATTTCAAGGGAAGCCTGTTCTTTACTCTTTGAAAGACCACTCGAAAACACCTATTGATGTTGCCTTCCCTATTATGCACGGAACTATGGGTGAAGATGGAACGATTCAAGGTCTTTTCAAAATGGTGCAAGTACCGTTCGTAGGTTGCGGAGTTTGGTCTTCTGCTGCCGGCATGGATAAAGAAGTGATGAAAAGACTTTTCGTCGCGGCGCAAATTCCAAATGCACGCTACATGCTTTTAACTCCGTTTCAAAAAAACAATTACGACGACATCGTGGCGAAGCTTGGAAGCCCCTTCTTTATTAAACCTGCGAATGCAGGCTCTTCGGTTGGCGTTCATAAAATCAAATCAGCGGCGGACTTCGAAACGAAGCTCAAAGACGCCTTCCAGTTTGACACTAAAGTTTTGGCGGAAGAATTCATTCAGGGCCGTGAAATCGAATGTTCCGTCATGGGGCATAACCATGCACCGCAAGCCTCTTTGCCGGGAGAGATCATTCCGCAGCACGAATTTTATTCTTATGAGGCTAAGTACATTGATGACAATGGGGCCTTGTTAAAGATCCCCGCTGAAATTTCCCAAGAAACTTTGGGAAAACTGCAAGACTTGGCCAAGAAGACTTATCAAACTATGGGTTGCGATGGTTTGACTCGCGTTGACTTCTTCTTAAAACAAAATGGTGAGTTGTTCATAAATGAAATCAACACCATTCCCGGCTTTACGAAAATCTCGATGTACCCGAAAATGTGGGAAGCAACGGGCGTATCGTATAAAGAATTGATTACAAAACTGATTCAATTCGGTCTCGAAAAGCACGAGGCGGAACAAAAACTTAAAACCTCTTACTTAGATTAA
- a CDS encoding DoxX family membrane protein, which yields MLVAFFESVKYVGHLLPISFLRIFLGYYYLEQAMVKYRGDFLTRPRIADQMAEWLPASHAPNWFKIFASSQMIPNWQTVAFIILGLEFAVAISYIIGYVVRPVALLGVLLCVTMLFVSGPATEDLYKTFLAIHLILAWVGAGRCLGFDYYFFKRRRGLWW from the coding sequence ATGTTGGTTGCATTTTTTGAGAGCGTTAAATACGTAGGCCATCTTTTACCTATTTCTTTCTTAAGAATTTTCTTAGGTTATTACTATTTAGAACAAGCCATGGTGAAGTATCGCGGCGATTTTTTAACTCGTCCGCGAATTGCCGATCAAATGGCCGAGTGGTTGCCGGCAAGCCATGCTCCGAACTGGTTTAAGATCTTCGCCAGCAGCCAGATGATTCCGAATTGGCAAACGGTGGCCTTTATTATTCTCGGCTTAGAGTTCGCTGTCGCAATTTCCTATATCATCGGTTACGTGGTTCGTCCCGTGGCCTTGTTGGGAGTTTTGTTGTGTGTGACGATGCTCTTTGTTTCGGGACCGGCAACGGAAGATCTGTATAAAACATTCTTGGCCATCCATTTGATTCTTGCCTGGGTCGGCGCGGGTCGCTGCTTAGGTTTTGATTACTACTTCTTCAAACGTCGCCGCGGATTATGGTGGTAG
- a CDS encoding ABC transporter permease subunit, with protein MNLRSALRLSVVIFLLFPFLFLLAQFRITEWPDTGELLWAFKNSFIQAFFSAVFSLLIGFWVSLGLLSLSSGPYKKLRFALEILCLLPNFLPPIFILLSTLNVVDPFPMGVIGIVLIHTLMNFGLVAVLLAGIIENKMGGMIELAYVEGARRWQFLTRGLFPFLKKDFWLLGLFIFVVCFGSFAVPLIVGGGKGTTVEVLIYEKIRLSNNWGDAVLLAFLQSTFIFALSFVASRGKGAYVTREANLNLIKSWSGVFIIVALSFMYLYGYVQGFFSGLTLITNFYELQSALFWNFLGSMALGISVGVLCYAGLMLIAYCWPKAWFEKFLNGYVAPSTSLACFSLLLLGPNEGLYPFIKIPLALTLLSLNSLFRMGWDGELHALQSQITVAYAMGASRCQIFKEILFPQLSARAGLLAGIASIWACGDFAVSRILAHRDLSIAMMTETLMSGYRLNQAIVLSSLIILAGLLCFFICVGGSRVLRRKFAP; from the coding sequence TTGAACTTGAGAAGTGCGCTTCGTCTTAGCGTTGTTATCTTTTTGCTTTTTCCGTTTCTTTTTTTGCTAGCGCAGTTTCGTATTACGGAATGGCCTGACACCGGTGAACTGTTGTGGGCCTTTAAGAATAGTTTTATTCAAGCATTCTTTTCCGCCGTATTTTCTTTGCTTATCGGCTTTTGGGTGAGCTTAGGTTTACTGTCATTGAGTTCCGGTCCCTATAAAAAGCTGCGGTTCGCTCTAGAAATTCTGTGTCTGCTTCCCAATTTTTTACCTCCGATATTCATTTTGCTTTCGACCTTGAATGTCGTGGATCCATTCCCTATGGGTGTCATTGGCATTGTTCTTATTCACACGTTGATGAATTTTGGCTTGGTCGCCGTTTTATTAGCAGGAATTATTGAAAATAAAATGGGCGGCATGATTGAGCTTGCCTATGTCGAAGGAGCCCGTCGGTGGCAATTTCTGACGCGCGGACTTTTCCCTTTTCTTAAAAAAGATTTCTGGCTTTTAGGACTTTTCATTTTTGTCGTTTGCTTCGGCAGTTTTGCAGTACCGCTCATCGTAGGCGGAGGCAAAGGAACGACCGTAGAAGTTTTAATCTATGAAAAAATCCGGCTTTCTAATAATTGGGGAGACGCCGTTCTTTTGGCCTTTTTGCAATCGACGTTTATCTTTGCCCTTTCCTTTGTTGCTAGTCGGGGAAAAGGTGCTTACGTCACCCGTGAAGCGAATCTGAATCTGATCAAGTCTTGGAGTGGTGTTTTCATTATTGTCGCTCTTTCTTTCATGTATCTCTATGGTTACGTGCAAGGCTTCTTTTCCGGGCTGACGTTGATCACGAACTTTTACGAACTGCAGTCAGCGCTTTTCTGGAATTTCTTAGGCAGTATGGCGCTGGGCATTTCTGTGGGTGTGCTTTGTTATGCAGGCTTGATGCTAATTGCTTATTGTTGGCCGAAGGCTTGGTTTGAAAAATTCTTAAACGGTTATGTTGCTCCTTCAACCTCCCTGGCTTGCTTCAGTCTTCTTTTGTTGGGGCCTAATGAAGGTCTTTATCCGTTTATCAAAATTCCTTTGGCTTTAACCTTATTGAGTCTGAATAGTCTTTTTCGCATGGGCTGGGATGGAGAGCTGCACGCCCTGCAATCCCAGATTACGGTGGCCTATGCAATGGGGGCGTCTCGCTGTCAGATTTTTAAAGAGATTCTTTTCCCGCAGCTTTCAGCACGCGCCGGGCTGCTAGCGGGGATTGCTTCTATTTGGGCTTGTGGAGACTTTGCGGTATCACGAATACTTGCGCATCGAGACCTGAGCATCGCGATGATGACCGAGACCTTGATGTCAGGTTACCGTCTGAATCAGGCCATTGTCTTAAGCAGCTTGATTATTCTTGCAGGCCTGCTTTGTTTTTTCATCTGTGTGGGGGGAAGTCGTGTCCTACGTCGAAAATTTGCACCGTGA
- the elbB gene encoding isoprenoid biosynthesis glyoxalase ElbB: MKKIAVVLSGCGYLDGSEITEAVSLLIALTQAGAEVSCFAPDIEIPAMDHLAGQASGEKRRLLVEAARIARGQVQALDKLQTKDFDAVAFPGGYGAAKNLCNWAEKGAKCDVNPDVKRVITEFHAASKPIGAICIAPVLLARVLGDKKITITIGEDKETAAEIQKTGAIHEDCPVDDYITDREGKIVTTPAYMYDDAKPNEVFKGIFGLAHELVEWA; encoded by the coding sequence ATGAAAAAGATCGCCGTTGTTCTTTCCGGATGCGGATATCTCGATGGCAGCGAAATCACGGAAGCTGTCAGTTTACTTATTGCTCTTACTCAAGCCGGTGCCGAAGTCAGTTGCTTTGCTCCCGATATAGAAATTCCTGCGATGGATCATCTGGCAGGGCAAGCTTCCGGTGAAAAACGCCGCTTGCTTGTGGAAGCTGCTCGCATTGCTCGTGGTCAGGTGCAAGCCTTAGACAAACTTCAAACCAAAGATTTCGATGCAGTCGCTTTCCCGGGCGGGTATGGCGCCGCGAAGAACCTTTGTAACTGGGCTGAAAAAGGTGCGAAGTGTGACGTCAATCCAGATGTAAAACGCGTCATCACTGAATTCCATGCGGCAAGCAAACCCATCGGTGCGATTTGCATCGCTCCTGTTCTGCTAGCGCGTGTTCTGGGTGATAAAAAAATCACGATCACTATCGGTGAAGATAAAGAAACGGCCGCTGAAATTCAAAAAACGGGCGCTATTCATGAGGACTGCCCTGTTGATGACTACATCACGGATCGTGAAGGCAAGATCGTGACGACTCCAGCATACATGTATGACGATGCGAAACCGAACGAAGTCTTTAAAGGAATCTTCGGTCTGGCGCACGAACTGGTTGAATGGGCTTAA